GGTGGCATTGTTGTGTCGGCGGAACGGCTTGGCCCGCGCGTCAGGCGGCCCCGGCCGGGTGCAGGTCGGCCTCGGACGTGAACGAATCGGCAAAGAACGCGTCCTCGTGCAGCCGGCACTGGGCCGTGAAATCGGTCCGCGCGGCGTTGACCATGACCGGGGCGCCGCAGGCGTAGACCTCGTGGCCGGACAGGTCCGGATGGTCGGCGATCACGGCCTGGTGGACAAAGCCCGTGCGGCCGGTCCAGTTGTCTTCCGGCCGGGCGTCGGACACCACGGGCACGTAGCGGAAGTTCGGCAGGTCGCGCGCCCACTGCTCGCACAGCGCGTGCATGTACAGGTCCTGCGGGCGGCGGCCGCCCCAGTACAGCGTCATCGGGCGCGTGATGCCGGTGTAGGCGGCGTGCTCGACGATGGCCTTGATCGGCGCGAAGCCGGTGCCCGACGCCAGCAGGATGATCGGGCTGTCCGATTCCTCGCGCAGGAAGAAGCTGCCCAGCGGGCCTTCGAAGCGAAGGATGTCGCGCTCCTTCATCGCCGGCATGCCTTCCTTGGCGCCGAACACGTAGTCGGTGAACGCGCCGCCGGGCATGTGGCGGATGTGCAGTTCGATCGGGCCTTCCTCGTGCGGCGGCGTGGCGATCGAGTAGCTGCGGCGCTTGCCGTCGCGCAGCAGGAATTCCACGTACTGGCCGGCCAGGAACTGCATGCGCTCGGTGGCGGGCAACTGGAGCTTGATCGCGATCACGTCATCGGCCAGCCGTTCCATGGTACTGACGCGGCACGGGATCTTCTTGATGGGGATGTCGCCGGCGCCATGCACCTCGCGGCATTCGATCGTGATGTCGGACGTGGCGTTGGCGCAGCAGAACAGCGCGCGGCCCTCGGTCTTTTCCTGCGCCGTCAGTGCCGAGGCAGCGTGGTCGCCCTGCTGGATCGTGCCTTCGACGACACGGCCCTTGCA
This sequence is a window from Cupriavidus pauculus. Protein-coding genes within it:
- a CDS encoding CDP-6-deoxy-delta-3,4-glucoseen reductase, which encodes MAYQVTVMPSGHKFEVAADETILGAALRHSIGLPYGCKNGACGSCKGRVVEGTIQQGDHAASALTAQEKTEGRALFCCANATSDITIECREVHGAGDIPIKKIPCRVSTMERLADDVIAIKLQLPATERMQFLAGQYVEFLLRDGKRRSYSIATPPHEEGPIELHIRHMPGGAFTDYVFGAKEGMPAMKERDILRFEGPLGSFFLREESDSPIILLASGTGFAPIKAIVEHAAYTGITRPMTLYWGGRRPQDLYMHALCEQWARDLPNFRYVPVVSDARPEDNWTGRTGFVHQAVIADHPDLSGHEVYACGAPVMVNAARTDFTAQCRLHEDAFFADSFTSEADLHPAGAA